In one Vulgatibacter incomptus genomic region, the following are encoded:
- a CDS encoding class II glutamine amidotransferase produces the protein MAQLLAILTNDPAMLRCQLDRLPHGLEGGEAIGVGWLGDDDVLLTKKPAEARGNGLDELVSGIRAPALAALSREVAGGFDEASLDPFRFRRWLFAMEGGIDDFEALRTPLAEALPGFIGRSFQGGTDREHLFGLFLRELHEPGRIDDPTLAAQDAARALARAIRHVDDVARERGQARTSSFAIVATNGRILAAARRGVPLYYGLLEGMGSCRPCDLEAGSREDDPRLRSHRRAKAVALLTRPGSAEGLIEVPDGSTVAVGRGLDLTVSSL, from the coding sequence ATGGCGCAGCTCCTCGCAATCCTGACCAACGATCCGGCGATGCTGCGATGCCAGCTCGATCGCCTTCCCCACGGGCTCGAGGGCGGCGAGGCCATCGGCGTCGGCTGGCTCGGCGACGATGACGTGCTGCTCACGAAGAAACCCGCCGAGGCGAGGGGCAACGGGCTGGACGAGCTCGTGAGCGGGATCCGGGCGCCCGCCCTCGCCGCGCTCTCTCGGGAGGTCGCAGGCGGCTTCGACGAGGCAAGCCTCGATCCCTTCCGCTTCCGCCGCTGGCTCTTCGCGATGGAGGGCGGGATCGACGACTTCGAGGCGCTGCGCACCCCCCTGGCGGAAGCGCTGCCGGGCTTCATCGGGCGCTCCTTCCAGGGGGGGACGGACCGGGAGCACCTCTTCGGCCTCTTCCTGCGCGAGCTCCACGAGCCCGGGCGGATCGACGATCCCACCCTCGCCGCCCAGGACGCGGCGCGGGCGCTCGCGCGGGCGATCCGCCATGTGGACGACGTCGCGCGGGAGCGCGGCCAGGCTCGCACCTCGAGCTTCGCGATCGTCGCCACCAACGGACGGATCCTGGCCGCGGCGAGGCGCGGCGTGCCCCTCTACTACGGGCTCCTCGAGGGCATGGGGAGCTGCAGGCCCTGCGACCTCGAGGCCGGGAGCCGGGAGGACGATCCCCGGCTGCGATCGCATCGGCGCGCCAAGGCGGTGGCGCTCCTCACCCGGCCCGGATCGGCCGAAGGGCTGATCGAGGTTCCCGACGGGAGCACGGTGGCGGTCGGGCGCGGGCTGGACCTCACGGTCTCGTCGCTCTGA
- a CDS encoding J domain-containing protein produces MSNDWVALAIEAEAVEGILDELDYFQILKIGRDAPLADVKAAYYRESRSFHPDRIHHLADPGLHGRVLRIYKRITEAYSVLRDEVRRAKYLVDVSGPQRAGKLRYDEQSEQERKKAREEELGTTPNGRKLFTAGLAEQQAGRLEAAERSFKMALLYEPSNARFKEKVEEVARERAAKR; encoded by the coding sequence GTGTCGAACGACTGGGTGGCGCTCGCAATCGAGGCGGAGGCCGTCGAGGGGATCCTCGACGAGCTCGACTACTTCCAGATCCTGAAGATTGGCAGGGACGCCCCCCTCGCCGACGTGAAGGCGGCCTATTACCGCGAGTCCCGGTCGTTCCACCCGGACCGGATCCATCACCTCGCCGACCCCGGCCTCCACGGCCGCGTGCTCCGGATCTACAAGCGGATCACCGAGGCCTACTCGGTGCTGCGCGACGAGGTCCGCCGCGCGAAGTACCTCGTCGACGTCTCCGGACCCCAGCGCGCCGGCAAGCTCCGCTATGACGAGCAGAGCGAGCAGGAGCGGAAGAAGGCGCGGGAGGAGGAGCTCGGGACCACGCCCAACGGCCGCAAGCTCTTCACGGCGGGCCTGGCCGAGCAGCAGGCGGGCCGCCTCGAGGCCGCCGAGCGCAGCTTCAAGATGGCGCTCCTCTACGAGCCCTCGAACGCGCGCTTCAAGGAGAAGGTCGAAGAGGTCGCGCGGGAAAGGGCGGCGAAGCGGTAG
- a CDS encoding nucleotide sugar dehydrogenase, with protein MREFTQTQELLEKIALRQAKVGIVGLGYVGLPLGLAFADGGFPTLGLDVDGRKVETISKGKSYIRHIPEESVARLTAAGKLEATVDFSQAASCDALILCVPTPLGPSREPDLSFIEAAGRSIAPHLRPGQLVVLESSTYPGTTDEVLRPILEKESGLVAGRDFHLAFSPEREDPANGKFTTSTIPKLVGGHTPACLDAAMALYGSVIERVVPVSSTRVAELAKLLENIFRCVNIALVNELKMLCDRMGLDVWEVIDAAATKPFGFMPFYPGPGLGGHCIPVDPFYLTWKARHFEFATRFIELAGEINTNMPYYVVQRTVDALNAEGKSVRGARILALGVAYKKDVDDLRESPALRVMELLEAKGARIEYHDPYVGEARSLHDPSHVFRSVPLTKETIVGADAVIVLTDHGCIDYAKVVADARLVIDTRNATRAVVQGRDKVVKA; from the coding sequence ATGAGGGAATTCACGCAGACACAGGAGCTACTCGAGAAGATCGCCCTCCGCCAGGCCAAGGTCGGCATCGTCGGCCTCGGCTACGTCGGGCTCCCGCTCGGCCTCGCCTTCGCCGACGGCGGCTTCCCCACGCTGGGCCTCGACGTCGACGGCCGAAAGGTCGAGACGATCTCGAAGGGCAAGAGCTACATCCGGCACATTCCCGAGGAGTCGGTCGCGAGGCTGACCGCCGCAGGCAAGCTCGAGGCCACCGTCGACTTCTCGCAGGCGGCGTCCTGCGACGCCCTGATCCTCTGCGTGCCCACGCCCCTCGGCCCCTCCCGTGAGCCGGATCTCTCGTTCATCGAGGCGGCGGGCCGTTCGATCGCGCCCCATCTCCGCCCCGGCCAGCTCGTGGTCCTGGAGTCGTCGACCTATCCGGGGACCACGGACGAGGTCCTGCGCCCGATCCTGGAGAAGGAATCCGGCCTCGTGGCGGGGCGCGACTTCCACCTCGCGTTCTCGCCGGAGCGGGAGGACCCCGCCAACGGCAAGTTCACCACGAGCACGATCCCCAAGCTGGTGGGAGGACACACGCCCGCCTGCCTGGACGCCGCGATGGCGCTCTACGGCAGCGTGATCGAGAGGGTGGTGCCGGTCTCGTCCACGCGGGTCGCCGAGCTCGCGAAGCTCCTCGAGAACATCTTCCGCTGCGTGAACATCGCCCTCGTCAACGAGCTCAAGATGCTCTGCGATCGGATGGGCCTGGACGTTTGGGAGGTGATCGACGCCGCGGCGACCAAGCCCTTCGGCTTCATGCCGTTCTATCCGGGGCCGGGCCTCGGAGGGCACTGCATCCCCGTCGATCCCTTCTATCTCACGTGGAAGGCGCGCCACTTCGAGTTCGCCACGCGCTTCATCGAGCTCGCCGGCGAAATCAACACCAACATGCCGTACTACGTGGTCCAGCGTACCGTGGACGCGCTCAACGCCGAGGGCAAGAGCGTGCGCGGCGCCCGGATCCTCGCCCTCGGCGTCGCCTACAAGAAGGACGTGGACGATCTCCGCGAATCGCCGGCCCTGCGGGTGATGGAGCTCCTCGAGGCGAAGGGTGCCCGGATCGAGTACCACGACCCCTACGTCGGAGAGGCCCGCTCGCTCCACGATCCGTCCCACGTCTTCCGAAGCGTCCCGCTGACGAAGGAGACGATCGTCGGAGCGGACGCGGTGATCGTCCTCACCGACCATGGCTGCATCGACTACGCGAAGGTGGTCGCAGACGCGCGTCTGGTGATCGACACCCGGAACGCCACCCGCGCGGTGGTCCAGGGCCGCGACAAGGTCGTGAAGGCCTGA
- a CDS encoding Hsp70 family protein yields MTEEIAIGIDLGTSYSCVSIATSEGALVVPNEWGELNHASVVSFLPDGSVAVGNAAKRNIVSDPTNTVSSSKRLIGRFFFSEEVSKARALMPYALVEGPNNSVRIAVRDLILSIPEVSALVLKEMKAIVESHLGHEVTKAVITCPAYFNDNQRQATKDAGRIAGLDVLRIINEPTAAALAYGFGRDISQRIAVYDLGGGTFDISILEIGKDVFEVLSTGGDTYLGGDDFDQRVMAWLTDDFLAKTGLDLRQNKWCLAMLNEAAEKAKIECGRQGWADIHIAGICQDANGNVLDLTNRLTTEHFNRMVMDLVQRTFKVCDEALQSARLTASSIDAVILVGGPTRLPVIRESVKHYFGREPMEGIDPEQVVSMGAALQARALSSADASTYLLDVTPLPLRIATVGGFTETILDKNTPVPIERSKVFTTGRDGQERVKIRVLQGENPKADGCESLGEFEFSGFRVAGRGEVQIEVTFEIDTNGIVNVRACDLETGNATGTRISLSSGLSEGEILDGIERNRQIRRAGGA; encoded by the coding sequence ATGACCGAAGAGATTGCAATCGGGATCGACCTCGGCACCAGCTACTCGTGCGTGAGCATCGCCACGAGCGAGGGCGCCCTGGTGGTGCCCAACGAATGGGGCGAGCTGAACCACGCCTCGGTGGTGAGCTTCCTGCCGGACGGGTCGGTTGCGGTGGGCAACGCCGCCAAGCGGAACATCGTCTCCGATCCCACCAACACCGTCTCCTCCTCCAAGCGCCTGATCGGTCGCTTCTTCTTCTCCGAGGAGGTCAGCAAGGCCCGGGCGCTGATGCCCTACGCCCTCGTAGAAGGGCCGAACAACTCCGTGCGGATCGCGGTGAGGGATCTGATCCTCTCGATCCCGGAGGTCTCCGCCCTCGTCCTCAAGGAGATGAAGGCGATCGTCGAGAGCCACCTCGGCCACGAGGTCACGAAGGCGGTGATCACGTGCCCCGCCTACTTCAACGACAACCAGCGCCAGGCCACCAAGGACGCGGGGCGGATCGCCGGGCTCGACGTCCTGCGGATCATCAACGAGCCGACCGCCGCAGCGCTCGCCTACGGCTTCGGCCGCGACATCTCGCAGCGGATCGCGGTCTACGACCTCGGCGGCGGCACCTTCGACATCTCGATCCTCGAGATCGGCAAGGACGTCTTCGAGGTGCTCTCCACGGGCGGCGACACCTACCTCGGCGGCGACGACTTCGACCAGCGGGTGATGGCCTGGCTGACCGACGACTTCCTGGCCAAGACCGGCCTCGACCTGCGGCAGAACAAGTGGTGCCTCGCGATGCTCAACGAGGCGGCCGAGAAGGCCAAGATCGAGTGCGGCCGCCAGGGCTGGGCCGACATCCACATCGCCGGGATCTGCCAGGACGCCAACGGCAACGTCCTCGATCTCACCAACCGCCTCACCACCGAACACTTCAATCGGATGGTGATGGATCTGGTGCAGCGCACCTTCAAGGTCTGCGATGAGGCGCTCCAGTCGGCGCGCCTCACGGCGTCGTCCATCGACGCGGTGATCCTGGTCGGCGGTCCCACGCGGCTCCCGGTGATCCGCGAATCGGTGAAGCACTACTTCGGCCGGGAGCCGATGGAGGGGATCGATCCCGAGCAGGTGGTGAGCATGGGCGCGGCGCTCCAGGCCCGCGCGCTCTCCAGCGCGGACGCCTCGACCTACCTCCTGGACGTGACGCCGCTGCCGCTTCGCATCGCGACGGTGGGCGGCTTCACGGAGACGATCCTCGACAAGAACACGCCGGTCCCCATCGAGCGCTCCAAGGTCTTCACCACCGGGAGGGACGGTCAGGAGAGGGTGAAGATCCGGGTGCTGCAGGGGGAGAACCCCAAGGCCGACGGCTGCGAGAGCCTCGGAGAGTTCGAGTTCTCGGGCTTCCGGGTGGCAGGGCGGGGCGAGGTGCAGATCGAGGTCACCTTCGAGATCGACACCAACGGCATCGTCAACGTGCGCGCCTGCGACCTCGAGACCGGCAACGCGACCGGCACGCGGATCTCGCTCTCCTCCGGGCTCTCGGAGGGGGAGATCCTCGACGGCATCGAGCGCAACCGACAGATCCGGCGAGCCGGTGGAGCCTGA
- the mrtX gene encoding myxosortase MrtX: MAGPSLELDPNEPRADRPSPRAAIVREAVGIWALAFAGLVAAKVGGLFVPFVGGQVKAVAAGLFLYLPGVALRRRGETVDEYGIPDWPWRSPASWRQFRRDLAWGAGVCLALLVPVVAGFLLILQIVPHLPEAIRELVVPYAGGGTGFSFRFPERMWLHVLDQVLVVALAEEFFYRGYLQTRLVHAFGKGSLRLLGVQVGAAFWLTQLLFAVGHLGELHPWRLSVFFPAILFGWLRERTGSIGAGVIVHAFSNLLLMTLEASAFG; encoded by the coding sequence ATGGCCGGCCCCTCCCTCGAGCTGGATCCGAATGAGCCTCGCGCAGACCGCCCATCCCCCCGCGCCGCGATCGTCCGCGAAGCCGTCGGCATCTGGGCGCTCGCTTTCGCTGGACTGGTCGCGGCCAAGGTGGGCGGGCTCTTCGTGCCCTTCGTCGGTGGACAGGTGAAGGCGGTGGCCGCCGGCCTCTTCCTCTACCTGCCGGGCGTGGCCCTGCGGCGCCGGGGCGAGACCGTCGACGAATACGGGATCCCCGACTGGCCCTGGCGCTCTCCCGCCTCCTGGCGGCAGTTCCGCCGGGATCTGGCCTGGGGGGCGGGCGTCTGCCTCGCGCTCCTCGTCCCGGTGGTCGCCGGCTTCCTCCTGATCCTCCAGATCGTCCCGCATCTGCCGGAGGCCATCCGCGAGCTCGTGGTCCCCTACGCGGGCGGCGGGACCGGCTTCTCGTTCCGCTTCCCCGAGCGGATGTGGCTCCATGTCCTCGACCAGGTGCTGGTGGTGGCGCTGGCGGAGGAGTTCTTCTATCGGGGCTATCTCCAGACCCGCCTCGTCCACGCCTTTGGAAAGGGAAGCTTGCGCTTGCTCGGCGTGCAGGTGGGTGCCGCGTTCTGGCTCACCCAGCTCCTCTTCGCCGTGGGCCACCTCGGCGAGCTCCATCCGTGGCGGCTCTCGGTGTTCTTCCCGGCGATCCTCTTCGGCTGGCTCCGCGAGCGCACCGGCTCCATCGGCGCCGGCGTGATCGTCCACGCCTTCTCCAACCTGCTGCTGATGACCCTCGAGGCGTCCGCGTTCGGTTGA
- a CDS encoding CvpA family protein, with amino-acid sequence MEFDLGAVALVAVLASLGAFSGALRQLVRLAAFAIALLGAAPLGSWLAATVAGSGDPSAGAAFVGTGATFLVTYLLVAVVGGFVARRLTEGDEARAVDRGTGAILGALKGLIAAWAIAAAALRLHELGLVGWTGESSVVAALARALPLF; translated from the coding sequence ATGGAGTTCGACCTGGGCGCGGTCGCCCTCGTGGCGGTGCTCGCCTCCTTGGGAGCCTTCTCAGGCGCACTACGGCAGCTCGTCCGCCTCGCGGCCTTTGCCATCGCGCTCCTCGGGGCGGCGCCCCTGGGCTCCTGGCTCGCGGCCACCGTCGCCGGCTCCGGCGACCCGTCCGCAGGAGCCGCCTTCGTCGGCACCGGCGCCACCTTTCTCGTCACCTATCTCCTGGTCGCGGTCGTCGGCGGCTTCGTCGCGCGACGGCTGACCGAGGGCGACGAGGCGAGGGCGGTCGACCGCGGCACCGGCGCGATCCTCGGCGCGCTCAAGGGCCTGATCGCCGCGTGGGCGATCGCCGCCGCGGCGCTGCGCCTCCACGAGCTCGGCCTCGTCGGCTGGACCGGGGAGTCGAGCGTGGTCGCGGCGCTGGCGCGGGCCCTGCCTCTTTTCTAG
- a CDS encoding TldD/PmbA family protein codes for MFPRTIAALATILALFAAVPAARAADGAATIKKDGRLVMLEAMKGELTRSMAKLELAGHDAPYFISYRIVDQSSHGIVARYGALFDDRSQREAKIHVDVRVGSYERDSSEGVDDGPFFLGDGGGPSYLASPDAPLTPDPDALHNALWLLTDQKYKAALSAWLKNKAQSVYALEDDDRGDSFTREAPARFVQDRVAFDFDRARWGEVAKGLSAHFRETPEIFDSEVRVTADKIVRLQVNSEGTELVTEETLFAVHVQAYTRAVDGQLLDNSRDFYAGLEGQLPSPQVMKKETAAMVAELMALRTAPVIDPFTGPAILAPEATGVLFHEAVGHRLEGERQQDDNEGRTFKGQIGRAVLPAFLTVVDDPTRQNFETTALNGFYRYDDQGVAAQKAVLFENGVLKSFLLSRRPVKGFTHSNGHGRAQANRAPMARMANLIVTSTNRMPYAKLRARLIAEAKKAGKPYALIIRDITGGNTNTSGYGYQAFKGVPRLVYRVDVATGKEELVRGVEIVGTPLTSINKIVATGDEFGVFNGFCGAESGYVPVSTVAPAALITELELQRTVNANQRSPLIPGPWAKSAADR; via the coding sequence ATGTTCCCCCGCACCATCGCAGCGCTCGCAACGATCCTCGCCCTGTTCGCCGCCGTCCCCGCCGCCCGCGCTGCGGACGGCGCGGCGACCATCAAGAAAGACGGCCGGCTCGTCATGCTCGAGGCCATGAAGGGCGAGCTCACCCGCTCCATGGCAAAGCTGGAGCTCGCCGGGCACGACGCGCCGTATTTCATCTCGTACCGGATCGTCGATCAGTCGAGCCACGGCATCGTGGCCCGCTACGGCGCGCTCTTCGACGATCGGAGCCAGCGCGAGGCGAAGATCCACGTGGACGTCCGCGTGGGGAGCTACGAGCGGGACTCGTCCGAAGGCGTGGACGACGGGCCCTTCTTCCTCGGCGACGGCGGCGGCCCCTCGTACCTGGCGTCTCCCGACGCGCCCCTGACGCCGGATCCCGACGCGCTCCACAACGCCCTCTGGCTCCTGACGGACCAGAAGTACAAGGCGGCGCTCTCCGCGTGGCTCAAGAACAAGGCCCAGAGCGTCTACGCCCTCGAAGACGACGATCGAGGCGACTCCTTCACGCGGGAGGCTCCGGCCAGGTTCGTGCAGGATCGCGTCGCCTTCGATTTCGACCGCGCCAGGTGGGGCGAGGTGGCCAAGGGCCTCTCCGCGCACTTCCGCGAGACCCCGGAGATCTTCGACTCCGAGGTGAGGGTCACCGCCGACAAGATCGTGCGGCTCCAGGTGAACAGCGAGGGCACGGAGCTCGTCACCGAGGAGACCCTCTTCGCCGTCCACGTCCAGGCCTACACGCGGGCCGTCGACGGCCAGCTCCTCGACAACTCGCGGGATTTCTACGCCGGCCTCGAGGGCCAGCTCCCTTCGCCCCAGGTGATGAAGAAGGAGACGGCCGCGATGGTCGCCGAGCTCATGGCGCTGCGGACCGCGCCCGTGATCGATCCCTTCACCGGTCCGGCGATCCTCGCGCCCGAGGCCACCGGCGTCCTCTTCCACGAGGCCGTCGGGCACCGCCTGGAGGGCGAGCGCCAGCAGGACGACAACGAGGGCCGCACCTTCAAGGGGCAGATCGGCAGGGCGGTGCTCCCTGCCTTCCTCACCGTGGTGGACGATCCCACCCGGCAGAACTTCGAGACGACCGCGCTCAACGGCTTCTATCGATACGACGACCAGGGGGTCGCGGCCCAGAAGGCCGTGCTGTTCGAGAACGGCGTGCTCAAGAGCTTCCTCCTCTCCCGCAGGCCGGTGAAGGGCTTCACCCACTCCAACGGCCACGGCCGCGCCCAGGCGAACCGAGCGCCCATGGCGCGGATGGCCAACCTGATCGTCACCTCCACGAACCGGATGCCCTACGCGAAGCTGCGGGCGCGGCTCATCGCCGAGGCGAAGAAGGCGGGCAAGCCCTACGCGCTGATCATCCGCGACATCACCGGCGGCAATACGAATACCTCCGGCTACGGGTACCAGGCGTTCAAGGGCGTGCCGCGACTGGTGTATCGGGTCGACGTCGCCACCGGGAAGGAGGAGCTGGTCCGCGGCGTGGAGATCGTGGGAACGCCGCTGACCTCGATCAACAAGATCGTGGCCACCGGCGACGAGTTCGGTGTCTTCAACGGCTTCTGCGGCGCCGAGTCGGGCTACGTCCCCGTGTCCACGGTCGCGCCGGCGGCGCTCATCACCGAGCTCGAGCTGCAGCGCACGGTCAACGCCAACCAGCGCTCGCCGCTCATCCCGGGCCCATGGGCCAAGAGCGCAGCCGACCGCTGA
- a CDS encoding alkaline phosphatase family protein codes for MILFFLVDGVGLGLRDPGRNPLARRTTLLSHFVDGASPLPRGGSVGAADASLGVGGRPQSATGHTTLLTGVNAPALLGKHLLGFPNETLRQLLGRQNLFLDLARAGKAGTYVNAYRSAYLDALALPHLRPSLPEPPLPVPASRIRPSATTAAMASTGRPFRTFDDLRAGTALYHDITNELPRAVGCEVPRRRPKEAAEVLLEIGRSHDLAMFEFFRTDEAGHAQDFEAADRALEELDELLRHTVEGLGPGDGLLVTSDHGNLEDLSTRSHTLAPVPVVGFGSAAAVAPRIRSIAEVQPALLRLAGA; via the coding sequence ATGATCCTCTTCTTCCTCGTGGACGGCGTGGGCTTGGGCCTCCGCGATCCCGGGCGGAACCCGCTGGCCCGGAGGACGACGCTGCTCTCCCACTTCGTCGACGGTGCCTCGCCGCTACCCCGCGGAGGAAGCGTGGGCGCGGCGGACGCCAGCCTCGGCGTCGGGGGCAGGCCCCAGTCCGCCACGGGGCACACCACCCTGCTCACGGGCGTCAACGCCCCTGCGCTGCTGGGCAAGCACCTCCTGGGCTTTCCGAACGAGACGCTCCGCCAGCTGCTAGGCAGGCAGAACCTCTTCCTCGACCTGGCCCGGGCGGGAAAGGCGGGCACCTATGTGAACGCCTACCGGAGCGCCTACCTGGACGCCCTCGCCCTGCCCCACCTCCGCCCCTCGCTGCCCGAGCCGCCGCTGCCCGTTCCCGCCTCGCGGATCCGCCCGTCGGCCACCACCGCGGCGATGGCGTCCACCGGCAGGCCGTTTCGCACCTTCGACGATCTCCGGGCGGGAACGGCGCTCTACCACGACATCACCAACGAGCTCCCCCGCGCCGTCGGCTGCGAGGTGCCGAGGCGAAGGCCGAAGGAGGCCGCGGAGGTCCTCCTGGAGATCGGTCGGAGCCACGACCTGGCGATGTTCGAGTTCTTCCGCACCGACGAGGCGGGTCACGCCCAGGACTTCGAGGCGGCTGACCGGGCGCTCGAGGAGCTCGACGAGCTCCTGCGCCACACGGTCGAGGGTCTGGGGCCCGGCGACGGCCTCCTGGTCACCAGCGACCACGGGAACCTCGAGGACCTCTCCACGAGGAGCCACACGCTGGCGCCGGTACCGGTGGTCGGTTTCGGGAGCGCGGCGGCCGTCGCGCCCCGGATCCGCTCGATCGCGGAGGTGCAGCCCGCCCTGCTCCGCCTGGCCGGCGCATAG
- the clpX gene encoding ATP-dependent Clp protease ATP-binding subunit ClpX, whose amino-acid sequence MVPTPAELDEVRAVLTPREVYGRIDPFVIGQERAKRAVSIAAYNHQRRIALRKKESGSLLKKSNVLLIGPTGSGKTQIARRLACALDVPFAVVDATEYTEAGYYGKDVEAMVGELLVQASHDLHRAEEGIVFIDEVDKIARRTHGQRTGAGDRDIGGEGVQQALLKLLEGRKVSVPLNPGQHWSKKELVQMDTSEILFICAGTFSDLYAGAAAIGFGGGDEREPRRGSRRVRPKQLLEYGLLAEFVGRLPVIVELDELGPDELLRVLTEPPDAVVREFVELLATEGIELRLTEGALRAIVQRASGLHLGARALRGVVEEVLEEVLFLAPERRGQPWEIDEDYVARSLA is encoded by the coding sequence ATGGTGCCAACGCCCGCAGAGCTCGACGAGGTGCGGGCCGTCCTCACGCCCAGGGAGGTCTACGGGCGGATCGATCCCTTCGTGATCGGGCAGGAGCGCGCCAAGCGAGCCGTCTCGATCGCGGCCTACAACCACCAGCGGCGGATCGCGCTCCGCAAGAAGGAGAGCGGGTCGCTGCTGAAGAAGTCCAACGTCCTCCTGATCGGCCCGACGGGCTCCGGCAAGACGCAGATCGCCCGGCGCCTCGCCTGTGCCCTGGACGTGCCCTTCGCGGTGGTGGACGCCACCGAGTACACGGAGGCCGGCTACTACGGGAAGGACGTCGAGGCGATGGTCGGCGAGCTCCTGGTACAGGCCAGCCACGACCTGCACCGGGCGGAGGAGGGGATCGTCTTCATCGACGAGGTCGACAAGATCGCCCGACGCACCCACGGCCAGCGGACCGGGGCGGGCGACCGTGACATCGGCGGCGAAGGCGTCCAGCAGGCGCTCCTCAAGCTCCTCGAGGGCCGAAAGGTCTCCGTCCCCCTAAACCCCGGCCAGCACTGGTCGAAGAAGGAGCTCGTCCAGATGGACACGAGCGAGATCCTCTTCATCTGCGCCGGGACCTTCTCCGACCTCTATGCCGGCGCCGCTGCGATCGGCTTCGGAGGAGGCGACGAGCGTGAACCGCGGCGAGGTTCGCGGCGGGTCCGGCCGAAGCAGCTCCTCGAATACGGTCTCCTCGCCGAGTTCGTGGGCAGGCTGCCGGTGATCGTGGAGCTCGACGAGCTGGGGCCGGACGAGCTCCTGCGGGTCCTCACCGAGCCCCCGGACGCCGTGGTGCGGGAGTTCGTCGAGCTGCTGGCCACCGAGGGGATCGAGCTCCGGCTCACGGAAGGCGCGCTCCGGGCGATCGTCCAGCGGGCATCGGGTCTGCACCTCGGGGCCCGGGCCCTCCGCGGCGTGGTCGAGGAGGTCCTCGAGGAGGTGCTCTTCCTCGCCCCCGAGCGCAGGGGCCAGCCCTGGGAGATCGACGAGGACTACGTGGCCCGCTCGCTCGCCTAG